A window from Rhizosphaericola mali encodes these proteins:
- a CDS encoding LacI family DNA-binding transcriptional regulator — translation MNLYMYIWFGYMHFKSITIKDIAKALGLSISTVSKALRNSYEISEETKKMVGDYAHSHNYRPNPLAQGLRKGTSKTIGVVVAVFDDNFFSKVIDGIESSSNEHGYSVIFTQSRESYDKEKQNVQTLADRSLDGLLISLSSGTKDLSYLKELSNIGLPIVLFDRISEEINTHKVVCNNYKGGYEATEHLIKNGCKNIAHITSNITLSYSKEREDGYLNALKYYSFPIEESNIIYCNQEDDIYDQANNAIDKLLNKKNPPDAIFCGSDVLSTTVFRILKKKNIRIPEEIAIVGFSNSASAEAYDPSFTTVEQPTFEMGQKATELLIQLMEAKRKPLKYDTIVLDPVLHVRKSSQKLEIV, via the coding sequence ATGAATCTTTACATGTATATTTGGTTTGGATATATGCATTTTAAATCAATTACAATAAAGGATATTGCAAAAGCGCTCGGACTTTCGATTTCTACGGTATCAAAAGCTTTACGGAATAGTTACGAAATAAGTGAAGAAACCAAGAAAATGGTTGGTGACTATGCACATTCGCACAATTATCGTCCTAATCCGTTAGCTCAAGGTTTGCGTAAAGGAACAAGTAAAACCATTGGTGTCGTCGTCGCTGTATTTGATGATAATTTTTTTTCAAAGGTTATCGATGGTATAGAATCATCTTCCAATGAACATGGATATTCGGTAATTTTTACACAAAGTAGAGAGTCTTACGACAAAGAAAAACAAAATGTACAGACTTTAGCAGATCGTTCCTTGGATGGTTTATTGATATCTTTAAGCTCTGGTACGAAAGATTTAAGTTACCTAAAAGAATTAAGTAATATCGGATTACCAATTGTATTATTTGATCGAATTTCTGAGGAGATTAATACACATAAAGTTGTCTGTAATAATTATAAAGGTGGTTATGAAGCTACAGAACATTTGATTAAAAATGGTTGTAAAAATATAGCTCATATTACGAGTAATATTACGCTTTCATACTCCAAGGAACGTGAAGATGGCTACCTCAATGCGTTAAAATATTATAGCTTTCCTATCGAAGAGTCTAATATCATCTATTGTAATCAAGAGGATGATATATATGACCAAGCAAATAACGCAATAGATAAATTATTAAATAAAAAAAATCCTCCCGATGCAATCTTTTGTGGTTCTGATGTATTAAGTACAACTGTTTTTCGTATTTTGAAGAAGAAGAATATTCGCATCCCTGAAGAAATTGCTATTGTCGGATTTTCCAATTCTGCATCAGCAGAAGCTTATGATCCATCCTTTACGACAGTAGAACAACCAACATTTGAAATGGGACAAAAGGCAACGGAATTATTAATACAACTAATGGAAGCAAAGAGAAAGCCATTGAAATATGATACAATCGTCTTAGATCCTGTTTTACATGTTCGAAAATCTTCTCAAAAATTAGAAATTGTTTAG
- the kduD gene encoding 2-dehydro-3-deoxy-D-gluconate 5-dehydrogenase KduD, whose translation MNYLDELFDLSGKTALVTGSDRGIGQAIAVGLAEAGADIVGVSRNLTQDGETGQKISALGRKFTAYNCDFSDRNALYGFIEKVKNTTDIDILVNNAGMILRQPAAEHTDEFWDKVLAVNLDSQFILTREFGKMMIEKGAGKIIFTCSMLTYQGGINVPGYTASKSAIGGLVKAFANEWASKGVHVNGIAPGYIATDNTSALRADENRNKAILERIPAQRWGQPEDFKGAAIFLASKASDYVDGAILNVDGGWMGR comes from the coding sequence ATGAATTATTTAGATGAATTGTTTGACCTTTCTGGAAAAACCGCATTGGTAACAGGGAGCGATAGAGGTATAGGACAAGCAATAGCTGTCGGGCTTGCAGAAGCCGGAGCAGATATTGTGGGTGTTTCCCGTAATCTTACCCAAGATGGAGAAACTGGTCAGAAAATTAGCGCATTGGGACGCAAATTTACCGCGTACAATTGTGATTTTTCTGATAGGAATGCTCTTTACGGATTTATAGAAAAGGTTAAGAATACAACGGATATTGATATTTTGGTAAATAATGCAGGGATGATCTTACGACAACCTGCCGCAGAACATACAGATGAATTTTGGGATAAAGTCCTTGCTGTAAATTTAGATTCACAGTTTATATTAACAAGGGAATTTGGAAAAATGATGATTGAAAAAGGCGCAGGTAAAATTATATTTACGTGCTCCATGCTGACATATCAAGGAGGTATTAATGTGCCAGGATACACAGCTTCAAAAAGTGCAATTGGAGGTTTAGTAAAAGCATTTGCCAATGAATGGGCAAGCAAAGGCGTTCATGTCAATGGCATTGCACCTGGTTATATTGCTACAGACAATACCTCCGCTTTGCGTGCAGATGAAAATAGAAACAAAGCTATTTTGGAAAGAATACCTGCTCAAAGGTGGGGGCAACCAGAGGATTTTAAAGGTGCTGCCATTTTCTTAGCATCCAAAGCCTCTGATTATGTTGATGGTGCAATATTAAATGTTGATGGTGGCTGGATGGGCCGCTAA